CATCAGGTTTTCTTTGTAATTTTTCTTTGTAATTCTAGTTTAACGTTAGCATTGATTCCCTCCCTGGCTGTATAGCGTTAGCGGGTCACCTCCCAACCAGGAAATAAAGTTTAGTTCGATTTATCTTCTAAAATGTATTCAAAAACGTCACGAAAGTTAGGTTGCTGTTAACCTGAAATCCCTTGTTCACTCTTCTTTGTGGCTTCCTTTTTCCATAAGACCTTCTCCCTTCCGGGTGCTAAATGCAAAATCGATTTAGCTAAGTGTTCTAAAAAAAGACCCAAAAGGATCACTGCGCGTTAATTGACCTTAACAAGCACACCATAAATGTATAATTAATTTGCCTGAATCAAAATAATTTTAACATTTTTTCTTCAAACGAATTGTCCGGTTTTCCGTATACACTTTACCCTAAAGGGTTTTGCTGTATATGAAAAAAACAGGATGGCAGAGGTATTTTATACCCTTATCAGGCGGATCCCCGTTGAATAAATTTTCCGGGTACCTCTACCTGGTTCTTACGGGTGGCGGGTTTACTTTTATCTAATTGGTTCATCAACAGGGTCATGGCCGTTTTGGCAATCTCTTCTATGGGCTGCTGCACCACTGTTATACCGGGGGGATATAAACGGAAGATATCATGGTCGTCAAAACAGATCATGGCCATATCGTCAGGAATCCTAAGCCCCAGGCCTGCTATACTTTCCAGCCCCAGGATACCCAGGTAGTTCGTGGAAAAGAAAATAGCATCCATGCCCTTATTCTCTTTTATAAAATCCTGGATGGTCTTAACGGCTTCTTCCCTGGGGATATTATAGCTAAGTTTGAGGATCTGTTTGTTCCGTACCGGCATGTCGCTATCCCGCAGTGTATCCTTATATCCCTGCAAACGCTGCTGGATCTGCACCAGTTCCATATCTACGGTTACAAATCCAATCTTCTTATACCCCTTACCTACCAGGTGTTTTACACCCTGTTTCACACCACCTGCATTATCGATCAGTACATAGGGCACGGAAACTTCCGGGAAATAACTGTCCATCAAAACCACAGGGCGTTTATGTGCCTGTAATTGCTGAATATCCTTTTCCATACCGGGTGCGGGAGTGATCAGGTAACCATCTACCTGCTGACGGCCCAGCATGCGGATCAGGTCCCCTCCTTTCTGCGGATTATTCTCTGTACTGCAATACACAATGTTATAACCATATTTGTCTGCCTCCGATTCTATCACTCTGGCCAATGCGGCAAAAAAACTACCGGAGATGCTTTCTACCATCAGGCCAAGGGTTTTGGACTGACCGGTACGCAAATTCACAGCTACGGAGTGGGGGGTATAGCCTGTTTTCTTCACTACGGCCATCACTTTCTCTGCCAGTTCATCGCTGATCCGCATCTGGCGGGCTTTTCCATTTAATACAAACGAAACGGTGGATGGCGCTACACCAGCCATCCTGGCTACATCTTTAAGGGAGAGACGCTTCATTTCCTGGCCTTTTTCTTTCATGGTGGTTATGCGCTGTTTTTATTGGCCGGAACTTGCGGCTCGAGGTTGACGATTACAGTATAATGGATCAATGACCTTCTAAGAATGGAAATTACGGTTAATAATCGGAATATGCCGGTACTTAGACCCAATAAAATAACACCGGCTTTGCCGGAGGCCATTCAACCGTTGGCATACATCAGATTCCCAAAGAATTATCTACCCTGCGATAGTTCATCCGCCACAATACATTCGCCAGCTTTCGCGCAGTGTTCTTTACAAATGTTTCACTCTTCTCGGGAAAATAAATGTGGAGAGATTCATGCAGGCTCACTTCCAGATGTTTGCGCCCATGCAGGCGGCTGTCTATTACAATGGTATTTACACCATAGTCGGACATGCCAAAGGCCTTTTCTCTCCCCAGTTTGCGATAGATAACTTTCATACCTTTCGTATTTACCTAAAGGTACGAAGATAATCAGGGCCTTCTCACCATGAATTTACGGGAACAGTTCACCTCATCCTTTTTCATCTGCGAAAACTCTACCTGTATATTACTGTAGTTGCCTTTATGTTCCATGATCACAGCAAACCTCCGCGCCAGGTTGTTAGCAATACGTTCTAATTCAGCCGGGCTCATATTGCAGTAATATACCGTTGAATTAATAAGGTCAATATGAAAAACACCATTACTGGCATTGTTTTCTATGGCAGTTCTGTCATGCATCAGGGAAGCTTCACAACCACATTCATCCTGTAACTGCAACAGGAAAGACGCTTCTGCCGCAGAAAGTTTCTTTTCATTGCAGGCAAACAGCAGGAATAATACAGGGAAGAATATTTTGCTCATACTGCTAACATTATGCGGGCTGTATCTGGGGAGGTGCTTCTCCTTTTACACGGAACAGGGCTGCCGTACGTTTAGGATTGCCTACCACCCACACTACATCTCCATCTTCCAGTACGGTATCTGATATAGGATTCAAGATCCGCTGGTCGCCACGTTCAATGCCTACCACCATGCTCCTTGCCAGTTCCCGGATACCGGACTGGCGAATGCTTTTACCCAACACGGCGGAACCGGTACGCACATCAAACCTGCGCAGTTCCACTTCTGTTCTGGTATGTTTGATTTCCGGCAGATGCATGTCGATATAATTGCGGAAGGAAATGATCTGCTCATCGGTACCTATTACCTGCAAACGGTCCCCCGGGTAAAGGCGTTCCGTTTTAGGAGGAATAGGGATCAGGCGTTCGCCCCTTTCGATCATGGCTATATTTACACCGTATTTTTCTCTCAG
This DNA window, taken from Chitinophaga niabensis, encodes the following:
- a CDS encoding LacI family DNA-binding transcriptional regulator, which gives rise to MKEKGQEMKRLSLKDVARMAGVAPSTVSFVLNGKARQMRISDELAEKVMAVVKKTGYTPHSVAVNLRTGQSKTLGLMVESISGSFFAALARVIESEADKYGYNIVYCSTENNPQKGGDLIRMLGRQQVDGYLITPAPGMEKDIQQLQAHKRPVVLMDSYFPEVSVPYVLIDNAGGVKQGVKHLVGKGYKKIGFVTVDMELVQIQQRLQGYKDTLRDSDMPVRNKQILKLSYNIPREEAVKTIQDFIKENKGMDAIFFSTNYLGILGLESIAGLGLRIPDDMAMICFDDHDIFRLYPPGITVVQQPIEEIAKTAMTLLMNQLDKSKPATRKNQVEVPGKFIQRGSA